CGCTCGCTCGAATGACGAATTGAGCGTCCGGGAAGGCCTTAAGCAGCTCCGCTTTGACCTTGTCCGCGGTGTTGACGGCCGTGGTGACTTGGAGGGTTTCCGAACCGGTCCCGAGGTCCTTTTGGTAGCCAATGGAAGGTTCCCCGACGCCGAGTTTCACCACGGTTTCACGAATTTTCTCCAATTCGACCTTTTGGCTGAAGGCGAACGTCTGGCGGTCGCCCCCGGCGAAATCGACGCCCACGGCTTTGCCCCCGCGCACCAATCCAAAGCCGATGCCGACGGCGATCAGCGTCCAGGACACGAGGAAGGCGGGCTTGGCATATTTCAGAAAGTTGATTTTGCCACCCTTGATGATCGAAAGCATTTTCAGGCTCTTGATCATGCCTTTGTCGAAGAGCCAGTCGAGGATGACACGGGTGCCGATCAGGGCGGTAAACATGCTGACCGTGATGCCGATGGTGAGGGCGACGCCGAATCCGCGAATCGGTCCTGATCCCAGGACGATGAGAAGTGAGGACGCGATGAGCGTGGTGATGTTGGAGTCCAAGATCGTGCCGAACGCGCGGTCATAGCCGGCGGAAATGGCGCCTCGCAGCGATTTGCCGGCGGCGAGTTCCTCACGGATGCGCTCGAAGATGAGCACGTTGGCATCGACCGCCATGCCGATGGTCAACACGATGCCGGCGATGCCAGGCAGGGTGAGGGTGGTGCCCACCGAGCACATGGCACCGATCAAGATGACGATGTTGAGGGCGAGGGCGATGTTGGCCACGACCCCCGCGAGCATGTAGTAAACGGCCATGAAGAGAGCGACGGCGATGGTGCCGATGACGGCGGAGCGAAGGCCACCTTCGATGGAATCCTTGCCGAGGGTCGGTTCCACTCGCTGCTCGTTCATGATAGAGACGGGTGCTTCCAGAGGATTCTCCAGCACATTGGCCAGTTCGAAAGCCTCGTTAGCGGTGAACGACCCGGTGATTTCTCCCTTGCCCAGTGGAATTTCGCCGTTGATGCGGGGCGCGGAATAGAGCTCGCCATCAAGGACGATGGCCAGTTGGCGACCGACGTTTTCGCGGGTGATTTTCGCGAAGGCCTCGGCTCCCTCGGCGTCCAGGGTGAAATGGATGCCGGGCTTGCCGGAAATGGGCTCCATGAACACTCCGGCCGAGTCGACGTTCTTCCCAGCCAGTTTTTCGGCGCGCCTGCGCACCAAATAGGGAACGATGCTCTCGGTTCCGTCTTTGTTCACCCGTTTCTCGCGAAGCAATTCGTAACCGGGCTCGCCGATGCCTTGACGGACCAATTCATCGCTATTCTCATGAACCAGGCGAAACTCGAGGAAGGCCGGTTTGGCAATCGTTGATTTGGCAGACTCATACTCGGCCTCGGACAGGCCCGGCAATTGGATGAGAATGCGGTCCGTCCCGACCGGTTGAATTTGGGGCTCCGCAACGCCAAAGCGGTCCACGCGCTTGCGCAGCACCTCGACGGCCTGGGCCAGGACGACACTTTTCTCGGTCTCGGCACCCAGTTTGCTGGTGTCCATGGCGACCAGGAAGGAGGTGCCGCCCTGGAGATCGAGGCCCAGCTTGATTTTGCCCGCGGCGGTTTGCTGCACTGAGTTCAGGATGATGCGCGTGGCGTTTTTTTCGTTGGCGATCTTGATTTTAGGGAAGTAAGGGCGCACGTCGTTCGTGCCGATGGCTTCCACCAAGTTGAGGTAACCGCGTTCGGGGGATTTTTTGTCGAGCTCACGTGCCCGGTTCACGATGGACGTGAAGTTGGTGTCCACGTTCGCGGCCCGGTTCGTGAATTCATCCACGAGGTTTTTCGCGTTTGGCGGGTAAAGCTCGTTGGCGAAAAAGAGCGTGACAAAGATGAGCAGGAACCACTTCCAAGTGTTGTTACGATTCATGTTGGGAAAGTAAAATCAGGCTTCCGAGGACGCGCGTTCGGTGATTTCGTTCAC
This sequence is a window from Verrucomicrobiota bacterium. Protein-coding genes within it:
- the secD gene encoding protein translocase subunit SecD, translating into MNRNNTWKWFLLIFVTLFFANELYPPNAKNLVDEFTNRAANVDTNFTSIVNRARELDKKSPERGYLNLVEAIGTNDVRPYFPKIKIANEKNATRIILNSVQQTAAGKIKLGLDLQGGTSFLVAMDTSKLGAETEKSVVLAQAVEVLRKRVDRFGVAEPQIQPVGTDRILIQLPGLSEAEYESAKSTIAKPAFLEFRLVHENSDELVRQGIGEPGYELLREKRVNKDGTESIVPYLVRRRAEKLAGKNVDSAGVFMEPISGKPGIHFTLDAEGAEAFAKITRENVGRQLAIVLDGELYSAPRINGEIPLGKGEITGSFTANEAFELANVLENPLEAPVSIMNEQRVEPTLGKDSIEGGLRSAVIGTIAVALFMAVYYMLAGVVANIALALNIVILIGAMCSVGTTLTLPGIAGIVLTIGMAVDANVLIFERIREELAAGKSLRGAISAGYDRAFGTILDSNITTLIASSLLIVLGSGPIRGFGVALTIGITVSMFTALIGTRVILDWLFDKGMIKSLKMLSIIKGGKINFLKYAKPAFLVSWTLIAVGIGFGLVRGGKAVGVDFAGGDRQTFAFSQKVELEKIRETVVKLGVGEPSIGYQKDLGTGSETLQVTTAVNTADKVKAELLKAFPDAQFVIRASDTVGGVVAQEILKTALISVVLALFGILIYVAMRYEYSFAVAAVVAIIHDILMTLGCYFLSGRELNGPMVAAVLTIIGFSINDTIVIFDRIREDLKLGVRGTFTEIINHALNQTLSRTIITSGTVFIATGSLFIFGGGVINDFAFTFLVGILTGTYSSIYIASPIVIWWHKGERPKAAAQVTLDNSVTAKA